The Verrucomicrobiota bacterium genomic interval TGCTGGCGGCGGTTTCGCACTGTTTGCGCCGGGTCGGGTATTCGCTGCCGGTTAGTTCGTGCTTCACGTTGGTATTGATGATGAGCACAGAAACCTCCGGATCACTCATGGGCACCAGCTCGGTTTTCCGCGAGCGGCAGTCAAGCAGCAACACATGGTTGGCCTTGCCCATGACAGAGATGAATTGATCCATGATGCCGCATGGCATGCCGGCAAATTCATGCTCGGCCTTCTGGCACAGCAACGCCTTGTCCACCGGATCCAGCGTTTTACCCGTGACCGCCTCGAACAAGGTCGCACTCGACACCTCGAAGGCGGCGCTGCTGGAGAGACCACCCCCCAACGGCACGGAGGTGTCAATCATCACATCCAGGCTGCCCAAATCCGCACCGAGGCGTTGGAAACCGGCGATGACTCCCTTGACGTAGTTGGCCCATTTCGGTTGGCCCGGTTTCAAGGGTTCGTCGAGGTTGACCACGGCATCCCCTTCGAGGTTGGCGTCGGTCAGGAGGATGCGCGGAGAGTCCACGGTGCCAACAGGACGATCCGCCGCCAGCACGGTGTACCGCTCAATCGCCATGGGGAACACAAAGCCGTCATTGTAGTCCGTATGTTCACCGATGATGTTGACGCGTCCCGGCGCGGCGGCAATCCAACGAGGTTGACGTCCAAAACGCTTGGCGAATTTATCCGCCGTCTGCCTGGCAAAAGTATCAAGGTTCATGTTCATTTCTATTGTGTGGCTGATAAATAAGGTTAATTGGTGTTTGGTTCAACAAGAATCCGGCTTGAGGACGGCTTATTCCACCTTCCATTCCAGGATGCCACCGGAAAATTTGGGCGGCAGTTTGACCGTCAACCACCCCAAGGGGAGCCGTACTACTTTTGCCCGTAATAAGCCGTCGGGCCGTGCTTGCGCAGAAAGTGCTTATCCAAGAGCACCTGCGATATGGGTTGCGCTTGCGCGTTGACCCGGTACGTGGCCAGGGCGATCTCCGCCACCTTCTCCAGGATCATCGCGTTCTCCAGCGCCTTCTCCGTCGTGAATCCCCAGGTAAACGGACCATGACTGGCCACCAGCACCCCCGGGATCTGATCCGGATTCAACTTGCGCGAACGGAACGTCTCTTCGATCACCTTGCCGGTGTTCAACTCGTAATCCCCGTCAATCTCCTCCTGCGTCATCTGGCGCGTCAGCGGCACGGAACCATAAAACGTATCCGCATGCGTGGTCCCCAGGCAGGGGATTTCCCGACCGGCCTGCGCGATGGCCGTGGCATTCACCGAATGCGCATGCACCACTCCCCCGAGCGATTTAAAAGTACGGTACAGATGCAGGTGCGTGGGCGTATCCGAAGAAGGGCGATACTTGCCCTCCAGAACCTCCCCGGTACTGAGCGACAACACGACAATATCCTCCGGCTTGAGCTTATTGTAAGCCACGCCGCTGGGCTTGATGGCCATGATGCCCGCCTTGCGGTCCACGCCGCTGGCGTTGCCCCAGCTCAAAATCACCAAGCCGGCCTCAATGATGCCCACATTGGCCCGCCACACCCGTTCTTTTAATTGTTCAAACGCCATGTTTAGTCCTTCGTTCGGTACCGTGCTTATAAAGACCTTGCACGACAAAGAATCAACCAAATTTTTCCCAGTTTCTCATTTTATTGTCTTGCCCTCATTTTGCCAGCCGCCAAGCGGTGGGGAAATGGGAAAAATCAACGTGGCAAAGCGGGTTGCGCTGTGAATAACTGCACCTCACCCACCTGCGGCGAATAAATGGCGGCATCACTGCTCAGTTCAATCTTCAGGTAGGCCGCCGGAACGGCCAACTCTTTCACTGGCATCAACACCACGCGCGACCAACCGGATTTGATGGCGACGGTTTCCTTTGCGATGTCCACTTCGTGCCACTGCTGTTTGTCCGCCGAAGTGAAAATACGAACCTTTGGTCCGGCCTTGCCTGCAAAGGTTCCGGTGACATAGGTGGTGATCTTGAACCGCGAGATGGCGTTACCGCGATAAACGACGTGCTGCGGCATATTGGTTCCACTGCGGCGCAAACGTTGCATGCGTCCCTCGAAATAATCGGGATTACTGGAATCGAAAATCAAGTTATCGGTGTGGCTGAAAACGTTTGAGAAATCACGCAGCGCGTCCACAAACGGCGAGCCTTGCACCAACGGAACACTGGCGGGCGGCACAGTCTCGGCCGGCAGCCACGCCAAGCCGGCACGCCCAAACTCTTCCCGGTTCGGCGCGCGTCCATGCTTGGCGGTGAAGTCGGCGACATAAGCCCGGGCTTGCTCCAAGAACTTCTGGTGCGTGAAATACACCGGCTGCTTGATGCCCTGATCGTCAATCAGCCAGAAGCCGCGCTGCCGGCCTTCGGGAGTGACTTCATTGTTATACATCTCCCAGTAAAGGATGAAGGGACAACCCCAGCTTAAGCCGGCGCGCATGACATGCCGCGCCAGCGTGGCCTGCGCCTGCGCCGTGTTACCCAGCAACAGCATTCCATATTCGCCGATGAAGACACGCTTGCCGGGAATTGCCGGTTTGGGCGTCAGCCGCGCCTGAAGATAATCCAGCGACTCGGCGTAGCTCTTTTCGATATCGCCATGCTGCGCGTCGTAACTGGAATAGGAAACGAAGTCCGGGTTGGTTTGCGGCAGCACTTTGTTGGCGACGCGCACCTTTCCCTCCATCGCGTCGCGCACACGGTTCACCTCAATATAATAATAGACGTACACATTGGCGTGCGGTGTTTCGCGCCGGGCGTCGTCCACGGCTTTCTGCCGGGTATTGGCCCAGTTGATCATGTCCTGAACCTCTTCGGTGGATGGCACGTACTTCGGGTTGGTGTGGGTCAACAGCCAGTCACCTTCCCAATTACCCAGATAAAACGACTTTCCCGTGCCGTTGTAGGTTTTCAGCAGATACTTCGCCAGTTCGTAGGTTTCTTCACGTTCGGCACCCAACCGTTTCGCCGCAAACGCCCCACCGCCCGGCGCGCTCAGAGGCGACACCCACATCACATAATGGGCAAACGGCAGCTCAAACACCGCCCGAACCGCCGGGTCGCGCTCGGCGGTTTCAGCCAGGGTGCGCGGTTTTGGCGTAACGCCGCCCTGGGGTGTCAGTGAAAATTTAAGCGTGCTCGACCCCATTGCCAAGATAGCGCGGGCGGTTTCGACAAGCTTCGGTTCTTTGGTAAACTGATAGGAAGCGCCGATGGTTTGCGTGCCGATGACGTAATTATACGTATCCAACGACGCGCCCCCAACGGCCGCAGCCCCTGCACCTTGGGCAAGCACCAGCAGGACTACCCCGATGGCAAGTCTCGGCAGTTTTAACAGGTCAACGATTGTCATACGCCAATAATGCCAATGCTCGGATAGGATGGCTACACGATTGGTTTAGGACGATGAATTCGGACCAGTGGATGACTAAAATCGGGGTTCAAGGCACGCGCAATTGGCCCTTGGAATTCAGGATCATTTCGGGGCGGCCTTTGAACTCGGTCACTTTACCGCTGACTTCGACGGTCTGGTTCGAGAGGGCCTCCAGGTTGGTGAAAATATTGAAGTTTTTGGCAAACACTACCGCCGTGAAGACTTGTTTGGGGTACTTTTCCTCAAAGTTGAGCCGGATGATTTTATCGTTCTTATGCACCTCGGCAACCCGGCCCACCACAACGGCATTAGTGCCAATTACACTGCGGGCGTCTTTGGCTGGAGTGGGTTTCACCAATTCCCCGGTTTGGGCGAAGCAAAGCAGCGCGGCCCCGAGACCAAGCGCCATCAGAATGGGTTGATTTTTTTTCATAGATCAGTGTTTTTGGTTGGCAAGTTGTTTGGCCAGACGCAGCGCGGCCACCATGCTGTAGGCATTCGCAACGCCCCGCCCGGCGATGTTATACGCAGTGCCATGATCGGGCGACGTGCGGATGAATGGCAGCCCCAGCGTCCAGTTGATCCCGCCCTCGAAGGCCACCATTTTCAAGGGGGCCAATCCCTGGTCGTGATACATGGCCACCACGGCGTCATAATCCCCGCGATAGACGTAATAAAAAAGCGTATCCGCCGCAAACGGCCCCTCGGCGTCCACCCCGCGCGCCCGCACAGCGTCCACGGCGGGCCGGATGGTGGTGATTTCCTCGGTTCCAAATTCCCCGCCTTCCCCGGCGTGAGGATTCAGGCCGCAAACACCCACCTTGGCACGCGGCAGACCGAGATCGCGGCAAGCCTGCGCGGCCAGTTCAATGGCCAGTTCCACCTTGGTCCGGGTGATCGCCGCCGCGAGTTTTTGCATGGCAATATGGGTGGTTACCAGCGCCACGCGCAGCCAGCGACCGCGGTCATCCGCCCCCAAAAGCATCATCGCCGTGCGGTCCGTGCCGGAAAATTGGGTCAACAATTCGGTCTGCCCGACGAACGGGATGCCCGCACGATTGATGGCTTCCTTGTTCACCGGTGCCGTGACCATTGCGGCAATCTCCCCGCGCCGACAGCGTTGGGCAGCGTCGTTCAGCCAGGCGACCGCCGCACGAGCGGCTTCGGAATCGCCGGCTTTTAAATCCAGAGGCAAAGCAGCGGAAAGCGGATTGTGAACAAAAAAACGCCCGGTGGTTTGCGTATCCGGAAGACCTTCCTGAAGCGGAAGATTAAGCCCCAACTGAAGGTTCAGCCGCTGCAACCCTGGAAAATCTCCCAACAATAAATAGCGCGTTGAATCCGCATTGACTTCGGCCGCGAGCGCTTTGAGTGCGACCTCCGGGCCAATCCCGGTGACATCCCCCAAGGTGATTCCAATCATACGCACCACTGGCTAATTACTGATCAGGTGGACGTAGGTGCTCTTTTCCATCTTGGCGACCCAATTCTTGCGCAAACGTTCCAGTTCCTGATCGGCCAGTTTTTGCTCGATCACCTCGCGCACCTCAGCAAGGGGGCGGACGTGCTGGAGAACGCGTTCTTCGAGGTACAGAATCAGGTAACAATCCGGCAACTCAATCACCCGGCTATGTTGCTTGGGCTTGAGCGCAAAAGCGATGGCATCCGATTCCTTGGGTAAATCTCCTTTTTCCCAGCCGTGCCAGGCAGAAGGTTTTTCGGGAGCGGCATCCCAGCGGCCACCGGGTTCCCTCTCCTTCAGGTCATGATACTGATCCGCGAGTTTGACGAACTCCGAACCACCATCCAGTTGGGCGACAATCTGCTGGGCGAGTTTGGCGGCGTCCGTTCGGCTCTTGGAAATCTGAAGCCGACGCAATTTGACATTTTCTTTGACAATAAAATTCGTCTGGTTGGCAGCGTAAAAGGATTCCAGTTTATAGGGGCTGACGAGGATCTTTTCGCGCGGCACAAAATGCGCGTTCATGAAGCTGACAATCAGGTTTTCCCGTTCTTCCCGGTACCAGGACTCGTAGGTTCTTCCCTGGGCTTGCAGGGAACGGACAAGGTTGGCGCGATTTTGGAACTGCCCTTCCTTGATCTTTTGCTCGATTCGCCGCTCGATGACGCTTTCCGGAACGGAAAAATTACGTTTATACTCATACATGATCATCTGACGCTCGATTTTGATGCGGGCGGATTCGCGAATCGCATCAGTGACCTCGGACTCGAGTACTTGCGGTTGGCCCATCAGCCTGGTTTGCAGGCTGCGGATGGTGGGCAGCGCAAGGCGTTGGATTTCCGACAGCGTAATAATGCTGTCTTCCACCACGGCGGCCACGCGATCAAAGGCGGGCAGTTCCTGGGCTGTCACCGTGCCCAAGCCGCCCATCGCCATCAGTAAAATTAAGCCAAATTGCTTCATAGCAGGTGCAGTGTAGAGGTGAAAACCGGGCGGGTCAAGGATGCCGCCGGGTTAAAGCAATTTTTTATATTCGGGCTTATCCGCCAGCTTTTTCACCATTTCCTTGACCTTTTGCGCCTGGCTCTTGTGCGCCACCATGGTGGCATCGTCCGTAAGCACCAGAATGGCGTCGCGCAGGCCAACGAAGGCAATGGGGGTGCGATGCTTGGTGCGGGCGTCGAAGATGATATTACGGGCCGCGTCCACGTGGATGAAATCACCCACCACGGCATTGCCCTCCGGGTCCGCCTTGAGATGCCGGCCAATGGCATTCCAGGAACCCAGATCATCCCATTCAAACGCGCCGTCCGCCACGACGACATTGTGCGCCTTTTCCAGCAGCGCAAAATCAATGGAGATTTTCTTCACCTCCGGGTATTCCTTGGCGAGCACCTTATCCAATTTCCCCTTGGCGGCGGCCTCGAACCAGCGGTGACAGGCGGATTCCATCTCCGGCTGGTGATTTTTCAAACCCTCGGTGATGGTGACAAACGACCAGAGAAACATACCCGCATTCCAACGGTAATGCCCGCTGTTGACATATTCGAGCGCCTTGTCGTAATGCGGTTTTTCCACAAATTGCTCCGCGCGGAAGAAACTGGTCTTGTATTGTTTTCCGCCATGCGGCGTTGGTAAATTATTCCCAACCTTGATGTAACCGTAGCCGGTGGAAGGCTCGGTAGGCTTGATGCCGATGGTCACGATTACCTGCCCGCGCGACGCCAGGTCAAAGGCATCGGCCAACACCTGCTGGAATTTCTTTTCCTCGGGAATCACGTGATCCGAGGGTAGGACGGCCATGACACCGGTGGTGCAACGTGAACCAACGATGGCGGCGCCGAGTGTCACCGCCGCGCAGGTGTCGCGACCCACCGGCTCGGCAATGATGTTTGCCTTGGGCAGCTTGGGAAGTTGCTTGCGCACCTCGTCCAATTGGGCGGCATTGGTGATCACCAGGACGTTTTTCATCGGCACCACCGGCAGCACACGATCCACGGCCTGCTGCAACAACGAGCGATCCCCCAACAATTTGATCAGTTGCTTGGGCGTCTTTTCACGGCTTACCGGCCAGAACCGCTCGCCGCGGCCCCCGGCCATGATGATGACGTAATAGTTATCGTGGGTGGTGAATTTGGTTTTGGCTGCCATAAACTGGTTCTTTCAATACTGGGTTGCGTTTTAAACTGACTTCACGGCCTCGGCCATGGTTTTGACATAGGCTGCTGTTTTGCTGACGAGGTCCGGCGAGCATCCGTGCGTGGCAATCTGGTTCACAATCGCGCTGCCCACCACCACCGCCTCGGCGTGGCGGGCGACCTCCCGCGCCTGTTCCGGGTTGGAAACGCCGAAACCCACCGCAATGGGCAGTTCGGTATGCTCGCGGATTTTATCGGTCATTTGGGCGATGGTATCCGAGACCTTGGTTTGCATGCCTGTCACGCCCTCGCGGGAGACATAATAAAGAAACCCGGCGGCATGTCTGGCAATCAAGCCCATGCGTTGTTCCGGCGTCGTCGGCGCGATCAAATAAATATTGCACAACCCTGCCTCTCGCATGAGGCGTTCATATTGCACCGCCTCCTCGGGGGGCAGATCCAGCGTCAGCAGACCATCCACACCAGCTTGGGCGGCATCGCGGACAAACCGTTCAAGCCCGTATTGGTGCAGGAGATTGTAATAAATGTAAAAGACGATGGGGAGTTGCGAAGCCTTGCGAATTTCGATCACCGTCTGCAAGACCTTGGGGAGTGTGGTGCCGCTCTCAATGCCGCGTTGAGCCGCGAGTTGATTCACCAAGCCATCCGCGAGCGGATCGCTAAACGGCACTCCGAGTTCAAGCACATCCACGCCGACCTGGTCAAACGCCACGGCCAATTGCCGCGTGGCTTCCAGGTTCGGATCACCGGCGCCGATATAAACCACGAAACCCTTTTTGCCAGTGCGTCGTAATTGCTGAAACCGTTCTTCAATTCGATTCATGTGGAACAAGTTTCAAGCGTTTGCGCCAAAGTTTCAAGCGTTTTGCGCAGCCCGATCATTAAGCCAGGCTAAGCGGATGCCCTCCAGCGTCAAGTTAGGCGCCACGGCGGTGATTTCCCGCAGGCCGGTAGCCATAAGTTTGGCGTAACCGCCCGTAGCCACCACGGGCAGACGCGGATATTTTAGTTCCTGCTTCAATTCCACGATCAATTGTTTCACCAACCCACGATACCCATGTACCGCCCCAATCAACATGGCCTCCTTAGTACACTTACCGATCACGGTGCGCACCTCGTGGATTTCAATCCGGGGCAGCAAGGCGGTTTTCTCATGCAAATACTCCGTCATAGCAGAAAGACCAGGGGCAATGATTCCCCCTACGTAATCCCCACGCCGATCCACCACGTCAAACGTGACGGCGGTGCCGAAATCCACCACCACTGAGGGCGCACCAAAGAAATGCCGCGCGGCAATCGCATTAGCCAGGCGATCCGGCCCAATCGTTTCCGGATGCGGGTACTGGATGCCGATGCCGCGCACCGTGGCGGGGGTTAGTTCCAAGACTTGCAGCTTCCAGGTTTCCCAGGCGAACCGCTCGATCAACGGGGTGATTTGCGGCACCACGCTGCATAGCGCCACGCCCGCCGGACGTTTCCCAGTGCAAAAACGTTTCACAAGGCGACCAGCCGTGTCCTCATGCCAATCATGCGTGGGCACATCCGCCTGCCGTAAAATTTTCTTTTCGCTGGCCCACCCCACATGCGTGTGGGTGTTACCAATATCGAACAGCAACAACATACGTCCGGGAGCTTATGCGGAAACCGCCCGGGGAGAAAGAGGGAAATTTATGGGGTTCTTTCCGGGTATTCGCAAAACCTCAGTAGAGGATTTTTGGTTCCAAATCCCCGCCTCCCGGTTGCTCGCTCATGGAATCAGCGCGCCACCGCGTCTTCGGTTTAGCGAAGCAATGTGATAGGTGCTCCCCTTTTCTGCCGCTCATCCAAATGGGAGAGTCACCTGAGGGTTTATCACCAGACCTTCCCAACCCGTATAATTCGTAACGCACCAAAGCGAACGGTTGGAAAGAAAACCACGCCAAAACTGCACCATTTCTGCACCGTTTTTGAGATTTAAACGGTGCAGTTTTATGGGAAACTTCGACTGGGGCGGGGCTTGCGCCTTGCCGCAGGCTATTATGGGCCAATCCGACTCCCGAATGAGCTTCCGGCTCCGCTCCTTGTCGTTGCGGCTCCGTACCTGCTTGGCCCTCGTAGTTAGTGCGGCAGGACTCCTCCGGGCCACCTCGGTTCCGGGTGTCACCTTCCACGCGCGCCACGCTCTTAGACCCCGGCAAGCCGGTCCTGCCCTCACCTTTATCAGGCAGTTCCGTGTTGGGTTCCGGTAGGCAGACGCCGTCCCCACTTGCGGTTGATGGTATCGAGGCTGAATCGCTTAAGCAGGATGTTTGCATTTCTTGCCCCCAATCCGAAAAACATGAAGACCAATCCGGCTATGAACGTCAAAGACACTATGAATATCGTCTCAGGCGTTCTGTCTAGCACCTTGTGGTTACTGCCATTGGCCGCACTCTGCGCCGCCGATGCCCCGTTAACTTTCCAGGATCCCAAGCCCCAGCGCTACGAGTTCACCGCGCGGGCCAGCCAGGTTGATCCGCGTGCCCGGCCGCACCCGGAAATTGATTTTGTCTTCGAGAAGAATGGCAAGCCTGCCGATGTCGAGCATGCGTCGGTGGATACACGGTTAAAGCCACAGGGTAAATTGGTGATCTGGCTCATGGGCTACGGCGCGCCGCTGTTCGAGCGCGTGAACAGTTATGGTTTGCACGCCATCCAGGTGCATTATGCGAACGGCTGGTTTGGCCAGTTTGGCAAGGAACCGCCGCCGGTGGATGATAAGTTCCTTGGTAAGATCCGGCTCGAAGCGGCGACCGGCGAGGATTTCAGCGACGTGGTAAATATCCCCAAGCCCGACGGCATGATGGAGCGCTCGGTACAATTCGTGAAATGGTTGGCGAAGGAAAACCCACTGGGCCGCTGGGACTATTTCCTGAC includes:
- the galK gene encoding galactokinase; the protein is MNLDTFARQTADKFAKRFGRQPRWIAAAPGRVNIIGEHTDYNDGFVFPMAIERYTVLAADRPVGTVDSPRILLTDANLEGDAVVNLDEPLKPGQPKWANYVKGVIAGFQRLGADLGSLDVMIDTSVPLGGGLSSSAAFEVSSATLFEAVTGKTLDPVDKALLCQKAEHEFAGMPCGIMDQFISVMGKANHVLLLDCRSRKTELVPMSDPEVSVLIINTNVKHELTGSEYPTRRKQCETAASILGVPALRDATMPMLEAAKAKMDPVVFRRARHIIGEIERTTTAAKAISSGNWPEAGRLMYASHYSLKDDYEVSCAELDVIVEIAQSIGFQGGVIGCRMTGGGFGGCAVALVKNTAIGNISQIITEQYQQRTQIKPTLFVSRPAHGAKLIKG
- the araD gene encoding L-ribulose-5-phosphate 4-epimerase AraD: MAFEQLKERVWRANVGIIEAGLVILSWGNASGVDRKAGIMAIKPSGVAYNKLKPEDIVVLSLSTGEVLEGKYRPSSDTPTHLHLYRTFKSLGGVVHAHSVNATAIAQAGREIPCLGTTHADTFYGSVPLTRQMTQEEIDGDYELNTGKVIEETFRSRKLNPDQIPGVLVASHGPFTWGFTTEKALENAMILEKVAEIALATYRVNAQAQPISQVLLDKHFLRKHGPTAYYGQK
- the pdxA gene encoding 4-hydroxythreonine-4-phosphate dehydrogenase PdxA, coding for MIGITLGDVTGIGPEVALKALAAEVNADSTRYLLLGDFPGLQRLNLQLGLNLPLQEGLPDTQTTGRFFVHNPLSAALPLDLKAGDSEAARAAVAWLNDAAQRCRRGEIAAMVTAPVNKEAINRAGIPFVGQTELLTQFSGTDRTAMMLLGADDRGRWLRVALVTTHIAMQKLAAAITRTKVELAIELAAQACRDLGLPRAKVGVCGLNPHAGEGGEFGTEEITTIRPAVDAVRARGVDAEGPFAADTLFYYVYRGDYDAVVAMYHDQGLAPLKMVAFEGGINWTLGLPFIRTSPDHGTAYNIAGRGVANAYSMVAALRLAKQLANQKH
- a CDS encoding peptidyl-prolyl cis-trans isomerase, with the translated sequence MKQFGLILLMAMGGLGTVTAQELPAFDRVAAVVEDSIITLSEIQRLALPTIRSLQTRLMGQPQVLESEVTDAIRESARIKIERQMIMYEYKRNFSVPESVIERRIEQKIKEGQFQNRANLVRSLQAQGRTYESWYREERENLIVSFMNAHFVPREKILVSPYKLESFYAANQTNFIVKENVKLRRLQISKSRTDAAKLAQQIVAQLDGGSEFVKLADQYHDLKEREPGGRWDAAPEKPSAWHGWEKGDLPKESDAIAFALKPKQHSRVIELPDCYLILYLEERVLQHVRPLAEVREVIEQKLADQELERLRKNWVAKMEKSTYVHLISN
- a CDS encoding sugar phosphate nucleotidyltransferase, producing MAAKTKFTTHDNYYVIIMAGGRGERFWPVSREKTPKQLIKLLGDRSLLQQAVDRVLPVVPMKNVLVITNAAQLDEVRKQLPKLPKANIIAEPVGRDTCAAVTLGAAIVGSRCTTGVMAVLPSDHVIPEEKKFQQVLADAFDLASRGQVIVTIGIKPTEPSTGYGYIKVGNNLPTPHGGKQYKTSFFRAEQFVEKPHYDKALEYVNSGHYRWNAGMFLWSFVTITEGLKNHQPEMESACHRWFEAAAKGKLDKVLAKEYPEVKKISIDFALLEKAHNVVVADGAFEWDDLGSWNAIGRHLKADPEGNAVVGDFIHVDAARNIIFDARTKHRTPIAFVGLRDAILVLTDDATMVAHKSQAQKVKEMVKKLADKPEYKKLL
- the trpA gene encoding tryptophan synthase subunit alpha, producing MNRIEERFQQLRRTGKKGFVVYIGAGDPNLEATRQLAVAFDQVGVDVLELGVPFSDPLADGLVNQLAAQRGIESGTTLPKVLQTVIEIRKASQLPIVFYIYYNLLHQYGLERFVRDAAQAGVDGLLTLDLPPEEAVQYERLMREAGLCNIYLIAPTTPEQRMGLIARHAAGFLYYVSREGVTGMQTKVSDTIAQMTDKIREHTELPIAVGFGVSNPEQAREVARHAEAVVVGSAIVNQIATHGCSPDLVSKTAAYVKTMAEAVKSV
- a CDS encoding type III pantothenate kinase, with protein sequence MLLLFDIGNTHTHVGWASEKKILRQADVPTHDWHEDTAGRLVKRFCTGKRPAGVALCSVVPQITPLIERFAWETWKLQVLELTPATVRGIGIQYPHPETIGPDRLANAIAARHFFGAPSVVVDFGTAVTFDVVDRRGDYVGGIIAPGLSAMTEYLHEKTALLPRIEIHEVRTVIGKCTKEAMLIGAVHGYRGLVKQLIVELKQELKYPRLPVVATGGYAKLMATGLREITAVAPNLTLEGIRLAWLNDRAAQNA